TAACCGCTTCCCGCCGACCCGCCGGTGCCAGTGAAGACCAGCTTGCCGTTCACGATTTGCGGCGCATTGATCTTCGGACGCGACATCGCCGCCGAGCCAAATATTTGGATTTCCGCATAGCCTGAATAACCGTTTTCACCCGCCGGAGTCAGGAAGTTAAACTGCACGGCCACGGCGTTGGTTGCAATCGGCGCGCTCGAACCGGACATGAAGGTCACGCGGTCCGCTGATGGCACACTGCCCGGAAGCACGGGATTATAATTAGCCACGCCAATGGGGTTGAATGTCGTGGGGTTCGCCGCCGTGGCGTAAGAAACCGTATAAGCCTGCTGATCGCGTCCGCCATCGGCCCACCCGGCATAACTAATAATGCTGGTGAGATTATAGCCCGACGTCGAGGTGGGCAGCGTGTAGATAAATGAATGTCCGCCCGCTCCCGAACCGCAGGTCGCAAAACCCGCAACGCTCGCGCCGAACAAATCCAACTGGCCATCGGTCAACACCGGCAACCCGCCTTCGCCCGGATCAGCCGTGAAGCTGCCGCCGACGCCGGTGCTGCTGGGCGATTTGCCCGCAATCAAACTGCCCGACGCCACCGTCCAGGTTGCGTTGAAGGCGCCGTTGCCCGTTTGATTCGCCGGCGAAGCAATCACCCCATTCCCGTTCGCTGCCGGTACCGGATTCACCGTGAATAGATTCGTGCTGCTGTACGCAACTCCCACGCTGTTGGAAGCCCGCAGTTGATAGGAACCTGAATTCGCAAGTTGCAGATTATTTAACGTCAAGGTCGGGCTCGTGGCTCCGGGGACATCGTTCGTCACTCCGCCATTCACGGTCTGCCATTGATAATTAATTGGCGTCGTTCCGTTGAAAGAGGCCGTGAAAGAAACCTGGCTGCCAACCACGTCGGAGCCCGTCACTGGCACGATGTCCGAAGTTACGTAGGGCGCGAGTGGGATGGCCGCCGAGGGCGAACCGAAGACGCCGATTTCCGCCAGTCCGCCGTAGTTATTCTCAATCGCCGGACTGGTGAAGGAGAATTGAATCTTGGCAACATTGGTCGCGATCGGGCCGCCGGTTGACGATACGATGATCCGGTCTGCGGATGGCACACTTCCCGAAAGCGTGGGATTGAAGCTCACCGATGCAATCGTGTTAAACACGGTTGGACTCAACACCGTGGAATAAGAAACGGTATAAGCTTGCTGGTCGCGGCCGCCATCACTCCAGCCGCCGTAGGTGACGATGTTGGTGATGTCAAAACCGCTGGCCGGTCCGCTAAGCGTATAAGTAAGTGATGTTCCCGCGTTCGCCCCCACGGTGGCCAGGCTGCTGTTCACCCCGCCACCCACGGCTCCAAATTTGCCATCCGTCAGAATTGAGATTCCTCCCGAACCTTCCAGATTGAAAACCCCTGAGCCAATACCCGAAGGAGAATTGCCCAGAATCAAATCATTGGTCGTTCCGATCAGCCAATTAGGCGTGTAAGTCGAACCCCGCCCCGTTTGATTCGCGGCGGATGCGATCACCCCGTCGGCTCCGCTTTGCAACGCATTTCCCGCGGAGTTCACGACCAGCGAACTGCCGCTGCTCTGCGACGTTCCCGACGCATTGCTGGCGACCAGAAAGTAACTCCCGCTGTCGGTCAACTGAAGGTTGCCCAGTGTGAGTGTCTGGTTCGTCGCTCCGGCAACTGCCGTCGCATTGGTGGAACCGCTGGCAATTTCCATCCATTGAAAAGACGTTGCGCCGGTGAAGGCTGCGGTCAAAGTGATTTGATCGCCTTCAACATCCGAGGCGCTCCCCGGCTCGGTATCTTGCGCGAGAATCGGCAGCGCCAGTGATGGCACGCCGTAAACCTGAAGTTCGCTGTAACCAACAAAACCATTTTCCGGCCCTTGATCCAGCGTGCTAAAATCGAACTTCAATGCCGCCACATTTTTGACCAGCGCCGTCGCGCCCGAAGGAACGATGGTCACCTTCGTCGCCGACTGTGTGCCCGAAGGATTCGACGGATTGAACAGGACATTCGCAAACGCGGTGAAATTCGTGGGCGATGCCACCGTGGAATAATAAAGAATGTAACGCTGTTCATCGCGCCCGGCATCCGCCCATCCGCCATAAGTCACGATGTTGGTGACGTCATAACCCGTGGTCGAATGCGGAAGGGTATAGATCACATATTGCCCCGCGCCGCTCGATACGATGCCGCCCGTCACCACATCCGGGCTCGTGATTCCCCCGGGATAAAGTGTGCCGAATCTTCCATCCGTCAGCACGGCGACGGTGCCGCCAATATGTTCCTGGGGATCATTGAACGAACCCGGCCCGGTCGTGCTCGGCAAGGTTCCCGCGATCAGGTCGTTGTTCGTCGAGATGTTCCAGCTTGGCGAAAAAGTCGTATTGCCGCCGAGCCCGGTTTGATTGGCGAACTCGATGACAATATCATTCGTGGCCGGCGGAGGTGGGTTGACCGCAAACACTACCGGAGTGCTGGACACCGGGCCGCCCAGCGCGTTCGACGCGAGCAAATAATAGATGCCGTAATCCGTGAGTTGCAGGTTTGTAATTGTCATCGTGGAATTAGTCGCGCCGGGAATGTCAATCGGCGTGTCGCCGTTGGTGTCCTGGAATTCCCATTGATAAGTGATCGGCAGCGTGCCGCCAAAAACCGCCGAGAACGTGATCTGGCCGCCGACCACTTCCGAGCCCGACGAAGGCAGCGTATCGCTCAGAACGATTGGCGCGCCTTGGGAAGCCGTGATGATGACCGGCATGCTGGTCGAACTGCCCAACCCGCTCGTCACGATGACCTGATACTCGACCGGCCCGGTGAAAGTCGTCGTGTCAACCGCGAGTGTCGCGCTCGTGGCCCCGGAGACATTGCTGAAAGTTGCCCCGCCGCTGCCGTTGTCCGTTTGCCATTGGTAAGTGAACGGCCCCGTTCCCGCCGGGTCTTCGGTCAGCGTGACAATCGTTCCGGCAAAAACATTCGTGCCGGGAACCGCCGATGGAACCAAGGCGGCGGGCGTCGCTGCCGCCGGACTCGCATCCAGCCGGACGTTGTCATAAACAATTTCGGTTCCCGTGCCACCCGTGGCTTCCAACACAATCGTCAGGGGCGTGCCCGCGTGTTGTCCCGTCGTGAAAACCAAAGTATTATCCGCAAATGTTCCAGCCGTGATTTGCGTGGAATCCACCGGCGCGGACGCAAGCACAGTCCCGCCGGGAAAATTTCCACTCAGCAAAGAGATCGCTCCCTGCCCGCCGTCGCCGAGCAAAGTATTGCCCACGGCCACGGTCAAAGTATAAACCGTATTGGGTTGAAACGTGCCCACCGCCTGCCAGCAATCTCCATTTCGCCCCGCGGTGCCAACGCCCATAAAAAGATAATTGGTTCCGTCGCCCGGTGCAGGCAGCGTGCCCGGAGCGCCGCTGGTGTCGGCAAACATTCCATTGGTCGGGTTCACCAGATTGACACCGTTATTCCCCGCCGCCCGCCAGAAAATACCGACGTCCGGGCCGGCGGTGGTGGCGCCGTCGGCCAGCCCAAATCCCGTCGCGGAATTGGTCCACTGCTCAAACGAAAAATCCGGGACCGTGACCGGGGCCGCGCCAACCTGGCCGACCATGACATTCGCGCCCAGCAAAACCGCGAGCAGAGCGTATTTGATTTTTTTGCAATTCATTTTTTTGGAGTTGTAGGGTTCGTGGTAAACGGCGCACGCATGCGCCCATGCTGTTTGCGCGTGCGTTGTGTTGTTGCTTGAAGATACTTTAGGGCGAAACGAATTCGCGTATATCCCCTAACATGGTAAGCAGGGCATCACCTAAACAGGTGATGGTATAATTTCACCTGCTCATCGTGCGGATTGCGGTTTCCCCGTTTGAAAATTGTGCGCGGTCAGTAACTCAAGTTGCGTCGAACTTAAGTAATTACTCGCCGCGATTTGACACTCGGAACAATTTTGCTACGCTTCGTTCCGAACTTCGAAATCTAATAATCTGCGGACGTTCATTTATGCTTTCATCTTCACGCGTCTTTCGTTTTCTGGCCGCCACCGGAATCGCCGCCAGTGTACTCCTTCAAGCCCACGCCAAACCCGCGCTGCTGGAATACGTCAACACTTTGCAAGGCACGGATTCCAAACCCTCAATGTCCCACGGCAACACCCTGCCGCTCGTCGGCGCGCCGTGGGGCATGACCGATTGGTCGCCCCAAACCGGCGGCGGCGAGTGGTTCTTCCAATACAGCGGAAAAAAAATCGAAGGCTTTCGCGCCACGCGCCAGCCAAGCCCCTGGATGGGCGATTACGCCCAGATGGTCATGATGCCCGAAACCGGACCTCTGGAAATCGGCGAGAAAAATCGCGCGTCCGAGTACGACGTGGACGCCGGCGTCTGGAAACCGAACTACGTGAAGGTGGAGCTTCAGCGTTATCACATCACCACCGAACTCACCGCCACCGAACGCTGCGGCATGTTCCGCCTCACCTTCGCGCAAGGCGACGAAGGCCATTTGTTATTCTTCACTCGCGGCAAGTCAGAAGTCCAAGTGACCGGACGCACCGCGCGGATTTACAGCCAGCCCGAAGATTTCGGCGCGTATTACGTCGTCGAACTGGACCGTAACATCACCGGCGCGGGAACCTTTGAAGGCGGCAAAATAAACGACGGCCAGCAAAATCTAAAAGGGACAAACGTCGGTACCTACTTGAATTTCAAAACCGCCGGCGGCCCCGTCGAAGTCAAGATCGGAACTTCCTACATCAGCTACGAACAAGCCGAGGAAAACCTGCGCCAGGAAATTGGAAAGTCCAATTTCCAAGCCGTCCGCGCCAAAACCGCCGCGGTCTGGGAAAAACAACTCTCCCGCCTCGAAATCGAAAATGGCAGCGAGGACCAGCTTAAGACTTTTTACACCTGCCTCTATCGCGCCTCCAAATTTCCGCACCGCATTTATGAATTGAACGCGTCAGGCAAACCGATTCATCGCAGTCCCTACGATGGAAAAATCCAGGACGGCGTACTCTACGCGGACAATGGATTCTGGGACACTTACCGCACCGAGTATGCGCTCTACTCGGTCGTCTATCCCGAGCAATGGCGCGAGATGATGCTCGGCTGGGTGCAGGCTTTTCGCGAGAACGGCTGGTATCCGCAATGGCCCAGCCCCGGCAACCGCAGTTGCATGATCGGCACGCACATTGACGCCGTCATCGCCGACGCCATTGTGAAAGGTGTGGACGGGCTGGACCTGGAAACCGCCTACGCCGGATTGCACAAAGACGCTTTTACCCCTCCCAACTCTGACGTCGTTGGACGGCAAGCACTCGGCGACTACCTGAAACGCGGCTACGTTCCCGACGGCCATTGCGCGTATGCCATGTCGTCGAGTTTGGATTATGCCTACGACGATTGGTGCGTCGCGCAAGCCGCAAAAAAACTCGGCAAGCTGGACGATTACGCAACCCTCATGGAACGCGCGAAAAATTACACCAAGTCCTGGGACCCTTCGATCGGTTTCATGCGCGCGCGAAAAGACAACGGCGATTGGGTGGACAACTTTGACGAATTTGCCTGGGGCGGACCATACGTCGAAGGCGGACCCTGGCAATGTTCGTGGGCCGTGCAACAGGACGTGGCCGGGTTGATAAAATTGGTCGGCGGTCCCGACGCCATGATCGCGAAACTGGACAAAATGCTGACCATGCCCGCGACGTTTCATCCGGGTGGTTACGGCGGAGTCATTCATGAGATGAGCGAAATGCCCCCGTGCCACATGGGCCAATACTCGCACAACAATCAACCCGTGCATCACGTCCTCTACCTGTTCACCGCCGCCGGGCAGCCGTGGAAAACGGAATTTTGGACGCGCAAAGTTTGCGCCACGCTTTACAATTCCGGCCCTGAAGGATTCGCGGGTGACGAAGACAACGGCGAAATGGCCTCGTGGTACGTGCTCAACGCGCTCGGCTTTTATCCCCTCACGCCGGGTCGGCCGGAATATGTCCTCACCACTCCCGTTTTCACCAAGGCCACCATTCATCTCGCGAGCGGAAAAAAATTTGTCATCACGGCGCCCGACAACAATGACCAGACCTGTTACACCACCCGGAGAATGTTAAATGGCAAACCGCTCGAAACCACGTGGATCAATCACGCCGACATCGTCAAAGGCGGCAAATTGGTAGTAACCGTCAGCGAAAAACCAGCGATTCACGAAGTGCCATTATCAGACTTGCCCTATTCGATGTCCACAGACCTGTCTGCGGAAAATAAATGATGTTCAGACAGTCGCATCGCAAAATTCATCATACTGGTTTTTTACGACGTTACGGAATGGGAGCGCGGAGTAATCCCGGTCCTACCAGCGCCCAGATATAACCTCCGCCAAGTTGAATCTTTTGGACGTTTCTGCCTTTGAC
This portion of the Verrucomicrobiia bacterium genome encodes:
- a CDS encoding GH92 family glycosyl hydrolase, which translates into the protein MLSSSRVFRFLAATGIAASVLLQAHAKPALLEYVNTLQGTDSKPSMSHGNTLPLVGAPWGMTDWSPQTGGGEWFFQYSGKKIEGFRATRQPSPWMGDYAQMVMMPETGPLEIGEKNRASEYDVDAGVWKPNYVKVELQRYHITTELTATERCGMFRLTFAQGDEGHLLFFTRGKSEVQVTGRTARIYSQPEDFGAYYVVELDRNITGAGTFEGGKINDGQQNLKGTNVGTYLNFKTAGGPVEVKIGTSYISYEQAEENLRQEIGKSNFQAVRAKTAAVWEKQLSRLEIENGSEDQLKTFYTCLYRASKFPHRIYELNASGKPIHRSPYDGKIQDGVLYADNGFWDTYRTEYALYSVVYPEQWREMMLGWVQAFRENGWYPQWPSPGNRSCMIGTHIDAVIADAIVKGVDGLDLETAYAGLHKDAFTPPNSDVVGRQALGDYLKRGYVPDGHCAYAMSSSLDYAYDDWCVAQAAKKLGKLDDYATLMERAKNYTKSWDPSIGFMRARKDNGDWVDNFDEFAWGGPYVEGGPWQCSWAVQQDVAGLIKLVGGPDAMIAKLDKMLTMPATFHPGGYGGVIHEMSEMPPCHMGQYSHNNQPVHHVLYLFTAAGQPWKTEFWTRKVCATLYNSGPEGFAGDEDNGEMASWYVLNALGFYPLTPGRPEYVLTTPVFTKATIHLASGKKFVITAPDNNDQTCYTTRRMLNGKPLETTWINHADIVKGGKLVVTVSEKPAIHEVPLSDLPYSMSTDLSAENK